DNA sequence from the Penicillium psychrofluorescens genome assembly, chromosome: 3 genome:
GGAAGTGGTGCTGCACCTTGCGGACGACGTCGGCGGAGGTGACGCCTTGCGGCTTGTGGGTGGCTGGATGGGCGAATGTCAATGAAAATCGTAAAGAAATACAGAAGAATCACTCACCAAAGATGCCCTCGAAGATCTTTTCGCCAGACATGGTGGTGCGAAAGAGTCGATAGAGTGGCATGCCTGACTGATGcgaaaaagaggaaggaacAAATTCCGGCAGGACCACGGGATTCGTCCGATTTGCCCAGCTCATCCATGACTTGACCGCGTCCACCACTTCCCGCCGTCAACACCATTaccactccctcccttcctccctcacttCGAATGACCCTCCTCGCTCAGCAGCCATGTAGCGCACACCATGACTGCCCGCGAAGATACCGTCCTGGCTCCCACCGATCCCTCCGTCACCGATGAGAACGATTGGTGGGAGTTCAGCTTGACCGAGGTCAAGGTGCTGCGGCCCGGCAAGATGCTGTACGCGAACCTACTCGATGCCTCCGACGACAATCCCCTACAAGTTATCGGCTGCTTGGAGCAGGTCcgggaggacgaggagcatTTGGGTATGTCGGTTGGCTCTTTCCATTTGATGTATTGATGGACTAAACCTATATCTCCAGTGCTCAACCCCGACTACCTTTCCAAACGCATGATTATCGACGACGTAACACATTACGCGTATGGACAAACAGAGGATAAGACGATCGAGATCTGGGTTGCTGGCAAGGCTGGTTGGTACGACATCTCGCCGGCCAAGGGATACTTGCCTACCTTCAACCGCATGGTTCAGTCGATTGACCTGCTATATTTCCTGGTGGACCGACACCAGCAGGGTCGCAGGCAGCTGAAACCCACTGTCCGGGAGTTGTGTGAACAGGCTAGTCGcgtgtttgtttgtttccTGGCACCCTCCACTGACACCCTCCCAGTATATTTACCACACCCACGGCGTGTGCGAGGACAGAGCACAGTCTGCCGAAGTCTTCAAAGAACACGGTGCTTTCTTACTTCGCTGCATGATCcgggatgaagaagaagtggagtggaagaaaacCAATATCTTCAACCACCTGCGTCGCCAGTGTCGCGTAcgttttgtttttcttcctcaaccaAACCGTACCCATGCTTACATGATTGGCTATTCAGGAGGCCTACGACCAGATCATGGAGGAAGTctcatccagctccgccGACGAGGCTCAAGATGAGCCCGAAGCTGCGACTCCTCGACGTGATCCCGCTGCGATTGCGAAATCACAGACTGATGCCATCtaccagctcctccaagaATTACGAGACGAGGGCCAGCTGGCCAAACGCCGACTTCACATTGATCTCTTGCAGGAGCGTCTAGCCAGTCGATATTCTTTGGCCGGCCAGGATGGCGCGCAGAAGATCATCGCTGCCCGAGCAACCGCCGTACTGGAGTTGATGGATGCTGAGGAAGGTTTTCGATGGAATCGCTACGTGATCCACCGGGAGCTCAAGCAAGCTGCCTCGAAAGAAACCTCCCTGCCACCAGCCCTTCTCACTCCCTTGCTCGCCTTGGAACCCTCCAGTGACGAGGATAGCGGACGAGTCCGCAAATCCGTGCTCCGGCCCAAGGCCAGCTCGAAGACATTGAAGGGCAAGCGAAACAAAGATGCCGTTGCCAATCAGGAAACGAAAGAATCCGacgccgatgacgacgatgacgacgtACCGGACGAGATGGACACTCCCAGCAAGACCCGAGGCCATGAGCTCATCCGCGACCCATTCTCTTCTGCAAAGACGCGGACCCGCTCCATCCTGTCCGACTCGGGACCTGCCGCTTCTCTGATGAAGCAACTGCTCCAGGACACCGTCCAGACACCCGCAACCCCGATCCTCTCAGATACAAATAACGGCACATCGGATTTCAGCCCTCTACCTACCACTGGCGACACCGAGCTCGAGTCTGACGACATCTGGACATGCCATATGCCCGAATGCACCATGATCATTGCCATGAAATCCGGGGACGAACGTAAGAAGCTGATCGAAGCACATGCCACCGAACACGACTGGAAGACTCAGATGAGGGTCGAGCTTGTGGAGTCTGAGAGACGCTTGCACTCGGCTTTCCCCGTTACCAATCTCATGCAGTACCTTGTCAACCAGCACTACCAGCAGATGCGCACTGCGTTTCCTGAGCTGTATGAGGGGGATGACCAAAGGAACGGAAATATAACCACCGAGCATCCACAGAGCCCTACCAATAATGGCGATTCGGTGACAACACCTAAAAGCCAGCGCTCCTCGGCAAAGAAACAGAAACTGACGCCCGCTGATGTAAATGGCGATACCTGAGTCGTCACTTCAGGCACACACAttgatgatcatgatctaTGGACTTTTGCAACAAgtgaagaaaatggagaCCACATTTGCTTGGCTTTTCCCCTCAGGTAAGTTCCGATGTCCGTCTTCCTGATTTTAATCCATAGTCTAACTGGATTCTGTAGACAGATACACCTCATCCTCGCACCCACATGATAAACTCTTACTCTAACTGTCATCCACACTCATCCCGATGAATATTCCTCCCTTGGAGTTGTAacggaaaaaaaaacaactAAACAAAACAACGTCCACGTCTGCTTCTGCTCACCAtaatcctcttcctttcgGGGTCAGTTTgtctcggccttctcgacaCCTTCGCTGCCTATCAAACGTGAAGAGGGCAGCAGTGTTGCCCTGACGTTGGCGTCATTTTCGAGCTTACCCGCGGAATTACTTTGCATTTG
Encoded proteins:
- a CDS encoding uncharacterized protein (ID:PFLUO_004948-T1.cds;~source:funannotate); its protein translation is MTAREDTVLAPTDPSVTDENDWWEFSLTEVKVLRPGKMLYANLLDASDDNPLQVIGCLEQVREDEEHLVLNPDYLSKRMIIDDVTHYAYGQTEDKTIEIWVAGKAGWYDISPAKGYLPTFNRMVQSIDLLYFLVDRHQQGRRQLKPTVRELCEQASRVFYIYHTHGVCEDRAQSAEVFKEHGAFLLRCMIRDEEEVEWKKTNIFNHLRRQCREAYDQIMEEVSSSSADEAQDEPEAATPRRDPAAIAKSQTDAIYQLLQELRDEGQLAKRRLHIDLLQERLASRYSLAGQDGAQKIIAARATAVLELMDAEEGFRWNRYVIHRELKQAASKETSLPPALLTPLLALEPSSDEDSGRVRKSVLRPKASSKTLKGKRNKDAVANQETKESDADDDDDDVPDEMDTPSKTRGHELIRDPFSSAKTRTRSILSDSGPAASLMKQLLQDTVQTPATPILSDTNNGTSDFSPLPTTGDTELESDDIWTCHMPECTMIIAMKSGDERKKLIEAHATEHDWKTQMRVELVESERRLHSAFPVTNLMQYLVNQHYQQMRTAFPELYEGDDQRNGNITTEHPQSPTNNGDSVTTPKSQRSSAKKQKLTPADVNGDT